A genome region from Frankineae bacterium MT45 includes the following:
- a CDS encoding Predicted unusual protein kinase regulating ubiquinone biosynthesis, AarF/ABC1/UbiB family, whose product MNRAAHIPMAYVGKVKDGTDIPQRRVARTARLATLPLGAAGRATVGIGKRITGKSADEVAAEFQQRTAEQLFTVLGELKGGAMKLGQALSIFEAALPESSAAPYREALTKLQDSAPPMPAATMHRVLDEQFGKSWTKRFREFDDEPAAAASIGQVHKAVWSDGREVAVKIQYPGAGPALMADFTQLSRLAWLFGRMSPGMDVKPLISELKERILEELDYGMEADAQRGFAKAYADDPDILIGRVVASAPKVLITEWVDGTPISEIIDSGTQGQRDRAGYTLALLQYSAPERAGLLHADPHPGNFRLCPDGRLGVLDFGAVARLPNGSPKPLGRMTRLALDGRKAELIAEMTEFGFIRPGIELDAQQVLDYLRPILDPLTVENFTFTRDWMRSQAARIGDPRNEEARVGRMFNLPPDYLLLHRVSLGSIAVLCQLGATAPYRALAQRWQPGFAE is encoded by the coding sequence ATGAACCGGGCGGCGCACATTCCGATGGCCTATGTTGGCAAGGTGAAGGATGGCACCGATATCCCACAGCGCAGGGTTGCGCGCACGGCCCGCTTGGCGACGCTTCCACTCGGCGCCGCCGGTCGGGCAACGGTCGGTATCGGAAAGCGGATCACCGGCAAATCCGCTGATGAGGTGGCCGCCGAGTTCCAGCAGCGCACCGCTGAGCAGCTCTTCACCGTCCTGGGCGAGCTGAAGGGCGGCGCGATGAAGCTCGGGCAGGCCCTGTCGATCTTCGAAGCCGCCCTGCCGGAGTCCTCCGCCGCTCCCTACCGAGAGGCACTGACGAAGCTTCAGGACTCCGCCCCGCCGATGCCGGCCGCCACCATGCACCGGGTGCTCGACGAGCAGTTCGGCAAGAGCTGGACGAAGCGCTTCCGCGAGTTCGACGACGAACCGGCCGCCGCTGCGAGCATCGGGCAGGTTCACAAAGCCGTCTGGAGCGACGGGCGGGAGGTGGCCGTCAAGATCCAGTACCCCGGGGCCGGTCCCGCCCTGATGGCCGACTTCACGCAGCTGTCCCGGCTGGCCTGGCTCTTCGGCCGGATGTCGCCGGGCATGGACGTGAAGCCGCTCATCAGCGAGCTGAAGGAACGCATCCTCGAAGAACTGGATTACGGGATGGAGGCCGACGCCCAGCGCGGCTTCGCGAAGGCCTACGCCGACGACCCCGACATTCTCATCGGTCGGGTCGTGGCCAGTGCCCCGAAGGTGCTCATCACGGAATGGGTCGACGGCACCCCGATCTCCGAGATCATCGATTCCGGCACCCAGGGCCAGCGCGACCGGGCCGGGTACACCCTCGCACTGCTCCAGTACTCGGCACCGGAACGGGCCGGGCTGCTGCACGCCGACCCCCACCCGGGCAACTTCCGGCTCTGCCCGGACGGCCGTCTGGGCGTCCTCGACTTCGGAGCCGTGGCCCGGCTACCGAACGGCTCCCCCAAGCCCCTCGGGCGGATGACGCGTCTTGCCCTGGACGGGCGGAAGGCCGAGCTCATCGCGGAGATGACCGAGTTCGGGTTCATCCGGCCCGGCATCGAACTCGACGCACAGCAGGTGCTCGATTATCTGCGTCCGATCCTCGACCCGCTGACGGTCGAGAACTTCACCTTCACCCGCGACTGGATGCGTTCCCAGGCGGCGCGAATCGGTGACCCCAGGAATGAGGAGGCCAGGGTCGGGCGGATGTTCAACCTTCCGCCCGACTACCTGCTCCTGCACCGCGTCAGCCTGGGTTCGATCGCGGTGCTCTGCCAGCTCGGCGCGACGGCGCCTTACCGGGCTTTGGCGCAGCGCTGGCAGCCCGGGTTTGCCGAATAG
- a CDS encoding hypothetical protein (manually curated) has protein sequence MSDEPPHMCEGMARALADLDVPVLYFDRFREYSIRVEDGGSASLAIEYCPFCGIELPSSLRVQWFDRLDQLGLEPESSALPLDLRTGAWWRRPPEPSGR, from the coding sequence ATGTCGGATGAACCGCCGCACATGTGTGAAGGGATGGCGCGCGCGCTCGCAGATTTGGACGTGCCTGTCCTCTACTTTGATCGATTTCGTGAGTATTCGATTCGGGTCGAGGATGGCGGCAGTGCCAGTCTTGCAATTGAATATTGCCCGTTCTGCGGTATTGAGCTGCCCTCCTCGCTGCGTGTCCAGTGGTTCGATCGGCTTGATCAACTTGGACTAGAGCCAGAGAGTTCAGCACTACCCCTCGATCTGCGGACCGGAGCTTGGTGGAGGCGGCCTCCTGAACCTAGTGGCCGATAG
- a CDS encoding Predicted metal-dependent hydrolase, with protein MWKGRTAACRQNVTPSRYRGHVPAARRRSVAPDQPASGADSGASSGALAGLPASSGTAASEPAPHTRTKRGAGTEQLNMAADTPLEVPRLSPPEIEVRRSARRRRTVSAYRDGDRVIVLIPQRFTRAQEREYVERMVGQLTATEERRQQRSRARSSDEALMARVRSLSDRYLDGRAYPTSIRWVPAMRTRWASCTPLDGSIRVSTRLQSMPDWVLDYVLVHELVHLQVPGHGPQFWALVQNYPRTERARGYLDGVSAAAHLDIAEDGDDVD; from the coding sequence ATGTGGAAAGGTCGGACTGCGGCCTGCCGCCAAAATGTCACACCCAGTCGCTACCGTGGTCACGTGCCCGCAGCCCGCCGACGATCCGTCGCGCCCGACCAGCCAGCCTCCGGTGCCGATTCCGGTGCTTCCTCCGGCGCCCTCGCCGGGCTGCCGGCAAGCTCCGGCACTGCCGCCAGCGAGCCGGCGCCGCACACCCGGACGAAGCGCGGCGCCGGCACCGAGCAGCTCAATATGGCGGCGGATACACCGCTGGAGGTACCCCGATTGTCGCCTCCGGAGATCGAGGTTCGGCGGAGTGCGCGGCGGCGGCGCACGGTCTCGGCCTACCGTGACGGGGACCGTGTCATCGTGCTCATTCCGCAGCGCTTCACCCGCGCCCAGGAGCGTGAATACGTCGAGCGGATGGTCGGGCAGCTCACCGCCACTGAGGAGCGTCGCCAGCAGCGTTCACGGGCCCGCAGTAGCGACGAGGCGCTGATGGCCCGGGTCCGGTCGCTCAGCGACCGCTACCTCGATGGCCGGGCATACCCGACGTCGATTCGCTGGGTTCCGGCGATGCGGACCCGCTGGGCCTCCTGTACACCGCTGGACGGCAGCATCCGGGTCTCCACACGCCTGCAATCGATGCCCGATTGGGTGCTCGACTACGTACTGGTGCATGAGTTGGTGCACCTGCAGGTGCCGGGTCACGGACCGCAGTTCTGGGCGTTGGTGCAGAACTATCCGCGTACTGAACGGGCTCGCGGCTACCTCGACGGGGTCAGCGCGGCGGCTCACCTCGACATCGCCGAGGATGGAGACGACGTCGACTAA
- a CDS encoding PDZ domain-containing protein — translation MSRRTKTLVISAVLVVLLGFLAFTLPVPYVILSPGPTLNTLGVDDNGAQIIVLKGREAKATTGHLNLTTVSEQSQRITSVQALIGWLKDDQVVVPRASIFPPGQSQQQVDQQNTQDFSQSQDSATAAAACELGYPKSFGVTSVDSTLGAAGQLSSGDKFVSVDGVSVTTPDELSAALKSKKPGDVVTVVVERNGVQHTAKVKLSAPASGSTVPRLGITVTEGCLFPFDVDLGLGNQIGGPSAGLMFALGIMDKVGTADLTNGKFIAGTGEISPDGTVGPIGGIALKMIAARRAGATVFLAPAGNCSDVKGNIPDGLNVVKVQTLHDAVQDLKALQQGQPVPHC, via the coding sequence GTGAGTCGTCGTACTAAAACCCTGGTCATCAGCGCCGTTCTCGTTGTCCTGCTCGGATTCCTGGCCTTCACGCTGCCCGTCCCGTACGTGATCCTGAGCCCGGGACCGACGCTCAACACCCTCGGTGTCGACGACAACGGCGCGCAGATCATCGTCCTCAAGGGGCGCGAGGCGAAGGCGACGACGGGTCACCTGAATCTGACGACGGTGAGCGAGCAGTCGCAGCGGATCACCTCGGTGCAGGCGCTGATCGGCTGGCTGAAGGACGACCAGGTGGTGGTGCCCCGGGCGTCGATCTTCCCGCCCGGACAGTCACAGCAGCAGGTGGATCAGCAGAATACGCAGGACTTCAGCCAGTCCCAGGACTCGGCGACGGCGGCCGCTGCCTGCGAACTCGGCTACCCGAAGAGCTTCGGCGTCACCAGCGTGGACTCGACGCTCGGCGCGGCCGGGCAGTTGAGCAGCGGTGACAAGTTCGTCTCCGTCGATGGGGTCTCGGTGACGACGCCGGACGAGCTGTCGGCCGCGTTGAAGTCGAAGAAGCCAGGTGACGTGGTGACCGTGGTCGTCGAGCGCAACGGTGTGCAGCACACCGCCAAGGTGAAGTTGAGCGCTCCGGCGTCGGGCAGCACGGTGCCCCGGCTCGGCATCACCGTCACGGAAGGTTGTCTCTTCCCCTTCGATGTGGACCTCGGACTGGGAAACCAGATCGGTGGACCGTCGGCCGGTCTGATGTTCGCCCTGGGAATCATGGACAAGGTCGGGACGGCCGATCTCACCAACGGGAAGTTCATCGCGGGCACCGGTGAGATCAGCCCGGACGGCACGGTCGGGCCGATCGGCGGCATCGCGCTGAAGATGATCGCCGCCCGCCGCGCGGGGGCGACGGTCTTCCTGGCACCGGCCGGGAACTGCTCGGACGTCAAGGGCAACATCCCGGACGGGCTCAACGTGGTGAAGGTCCAGACGCTGCATGACGCCGTGCAGGACCTGAAAGCGCTCCAGCAGGGGCAGCCGGTCCCGCACTGCTAG
- a CDS encoding RHS repeat-associated core domain-containing protein, with protein sequence MPGKTLTWDANGRLSSVTNVATGQVQTRIYDAGGNLLVQSDPVKGTTAFLGDVELQLSPTGTLTAQRTYTLGGATLASRTATSGVAGSTLTWLTTDPQGTATISENPTTGAVTTRKMDPFGNPRGSAVTWPTDRGFLNAPLDPFTTFTHLGARDYSPTLGRFLSVDPVLSPSDPQQNNGYSYALNSPVSNADPAGTALPCVNLGECDPHQTSTGSFINITPTHPHEGNLAGSGGNPGIGPTAGAQVTAAMSSHSGGSKSKSSPHPVPDVTPKPGTPVDKNDCENYLCASKQMITDVVNGVVSVAKSLNPIPAIQGCLTNPSWHDCIQAAIAVGTIVCALFTDGVCELARVGEGAEEATVAIDSVEDAAAVVPHPEADPLPEPEGACANSFNADTLVVMAGGIGKPISQVRVGDWVRTANPETGKTAIQMVTKIWVNHDSDLMDVTVTAGGKTSTLHATQHHLFWDGTRRAWVEADQLGRGDHLRADDATITTVTSTAAISGASDMWDLTVANDHDFYVGSSVTNALVHNCPVDPRDVHGADRVASRGIDVQYVTENGDLFIQNDGQLVRVLDNGNGTSDVVIRDASNSSGQPTSVIQVPNSYVDGKIHSGAWG encoded by the coding sequence ATGCCAGGTAAAACGTTGACGTGGGACGCGAATGGGCGCCTATCGAGCGTCACGAACGTCGCGACTGGGCAGGTGCAGACCCGGATCTATGACGCAGGTGGCAACCTGCTCGTGCAGTCTGACCCCGTCAAGGGCACAACGGCGTTCCTGGGCGATGTCGAGCTGCAGCTCTCGCCGACGGGGACCTTGACAGCACAACGGACCTACACACTCGGTGGTGCCACCCTAGCGTCACGGACCGCGACCAGTGGCGTGGCAGGTTCGACCCTGACCTGGCTGACAACCGACCCTCAGGGGACAGCAACGATTTCGGAGAATCCGACAACCGGAGCCGTGACCACCCGGAAGATGGACCCGTTCGGCAACCCCCGCGGCAGCGCAGTCACCTGGCCAACTGATCGAGGGTTCCTGAACGCCCCTCTAGACCCGTTCACCACCTTCACTCACCTCGGCGCACGTGACTACAGCCCGACATTGGGCCGTTTCCTGTCCGTGGATCCGGTGCTATCGCCAAGCGACCCACAACAGAACAACGGGTATTCCTACGCGTTGAACAGCCCGGTGTCCAACGCCGATCCGGCAGGCACCGCGCTGCCGTGCGTGAACCTTGGTGAGTGCGACCCCCATCAAACAAGCACCGGCTCATTCATCAACATCACTCCAACGCACCCGCACGAGGGAAACCTCGCCGGCAGCGGCGGCAACCCGGGCATCGGCCCTACTGCAGGGGCCCAAGTCACTGCCGCAATGTCCTCACACAGCGGGGGGAGCAAGAGTAAGTCGTCGCCGCATCCGGTACCTGACGTGACCCCGAAGCCTGGCACGCCTGTCGACAAGAACGACTGTGAAAATTACCTGTGCGCGTCGAAACAGATGATCACGGACGTCGTCAACGGCGTTGTATCGGTCGCGAAGAGCCTGAACCCGATTCCCGCGATCCAGGGCTGCCTTACCAACCCAAGTTGGCATGACTGCATCCAGGCAGCGATCGCGGTGGGGACAATCGTCTGCGCCTTGTTCACCGACGGAGTCTGTGAGCTTGCACGGGTTGGTGAAGGCGCGGAAGAGGCCACTGTTGCGATCGACTCAGTCGAAGATGCGGCCGCGGTTGTACCCCATCCAGAAGCGGACCCGCTCCCCGAGCCAGAAGGGGCGTGCGCAAATAGCTTCAACGCCGATACGCTCGTCGTCATGGCCGGCGGCATCGGAAAACCAATCTCACAAGTCAGAGTCGGAGACTGGGTACGCACTGCCAATCCGGAAACCGGCAAGACTGCCATCCAAATGGTGACAAAAATTTGGGTAAACCACGACTCAGACCTGATGGACGTCACCGTAACCGCGGGTGGAAAGACCTCGACTCTTCATGCCACCCAACACCATCTATTCTGGGACGGGACTCGCAGAGCATGGGTAGAGGCGGATCAGCTCGGCCGGGGTGACCACCTGCGAGCTGACGACGCCACTATCACCACCGTCACCTCAACGGCCGCGATCTCGGGGGCGTCGGACATGTGGGACCTCACCGTCGCCAACGACCACGACTTCTACGTCGGCTCCTCAGTCACGAACGCTCTCGTCCACAATTGCCCGGTAGATCCGCGTGATGTGCACGGCGCAGACCGTGTGGCCAGTCGAGGCATTGATGTGCAGTATGTTACCGAAAACGGCGATCTGTTCATTCAGAATGACGGGCAGCTCGTACGAGTCCTTGACAATGGAAATGGGACGAGCGATGTCGTCATTCGCGATGCTAGCAATTCTTCTGGGCAGCCAACGTCAGTTATTCAGGTACCCAACTCGTACGTTGACGGAAAGATCCATAGCGGAGCGTGGGGCTGA
- a CDS encoding ATP-dependent DNA helicase, Rep family: MTQSRNVLEGLDAEQREAAQAVRGPVCILAGAGTGKTRAITHRIAYAVGSDAVPAGQLLALTFTARAAGELRTRLRGLGAHGVQARTFHAAALRQLSYFAPRVLGGEMPEVVPNTIRLVANAAARTRLRSDRAEVRDLAAEIDWAKAVLAAPQDYPERAQAAGRQPPLTPAVVAQVYAEYEASKRRAGQLDFSDLLLIMAGAIEEHADVAEEIRSRYRHFVVDEYQDVSPLQQRILDAWLGGRDDLCVVGDANQTIYSFAGATPRHLLEFTARFPQAVVVKLERDYRSTPQVVELANRLVASAPQPRVTAPTSPTQPGQASPVAGRLRLIGQRPDGPAPTFSEFDDEPAEAAAVAAGCRSLIEQGTAAAEIAVLFRINAQSEVYEQALSDAGVAYVLRGGERFFDRPEIREARLLLRGAARSDDRALPLTETVRAVLASTGWHPDSPPAGGSARERWESLAALVSLSDDLLASSPEAHLVELVEELDQRASAQHAPTVQGVTLSSLHSAKGLEWDAVFLVGLTDTTLPISHATTDEQVAEERRLLYVGITRARERLALSWALARSPGQRRGRRPSRFLDGLRPAGASTAFESRPKKKAAAVEANDAELFGRLRAWRRIQADAQKVPAFVVFSDATLVAIADVAPSSRSALAAVSGVGPTKLERYAEPILAVLAGGAPEDVGPVAVG; encoded by the coding sequence GTGACCCAATCCCGAAACGTGCTCGAAGGCCTCGACGCCGAGCAACGGGAGGCGGCGCAGGCCGTGCGGGGCCCGGTCTGCATCCTGGCCGGTGCCGGCACCGGTAAAACGCGGGCCATCACTCATCGGATCGCCTATGCGGTGGGCAGCGACGCGGTTCCGGCCGGGCAACTGCTGGCCCTGACGTTCACGGCCCGGGCGGCGGGCGAACTGCGCACCCGGCTACGGGGCCTCGGTGCGCACGGCGTGCAGGCGCGCACCTTCCACGCCGCGGCCCTGCGCCAGCTCTCCTACTTCGCCCCGCGGGTACTCGGCGGCGAGATGCCCGAGGTGGTCCCCAACACGATCCGTCTGGTCGCCAACGCCGCGGCCCGGACGAGGCTGCGCAGCGACCGAGCCGAAGTGAGGGATCTCGCCGCCGAGATCGACTGGGCGAAGGCCGTACTGGCCGCGCCCCAGGACTATCCGGAGCGCGCCCAGGCGGCGGGCCGGCAGCCGCCTCTCACCCCGGCTGTGGTGGCCCAGGTCTATGCCGAGTACGAGGCGTCGAAGCGACGGGCCGGGCAGCTGGACTTCTCGGACCTGCTCCTCATCATGGCCGGGGCGATCGAAGAGCACGCGGACGTCGCCGAGGAGATCCGCTCCCGCTACCGGCACTTCGTGGTCGACGAGTACCAGGACGTCTCTCCGCTGCAGCAGCGAATTCTCGACGCCTGGCTGGGGGGCCGGGACGACCTCTGCGTAGTCGGCGACGCCAACCAGACCATCTACTCCTTCGCCGGCGCGACGCCCAGGCACCTGTTGGAATTCACCGCTCGCTTCCCGCAGGCCGTGGTCGTCAAGCTCGAGCGCGATTACCGGTCAACGCCGCAGGTGGTGGAGCTGGCGAATCGGCTGGTGGCCTCGGCCCCGCAGCCGCGAGTTACCGCACCGACCTCGCCAACCCAACCCGGGCAGGCATCGCCCGTGGCGGGCCGGCTGCGGCTGATCGGCCAGCGCCCAGACGGCCCGGCCCCCACGTTCAGCGAGTTCGACGACGAACCAGCCGAGGCGGCGGCCGTGGCGGCCGGGTGCCGGAGCCTCATCGAGCAGGGGACGGCAGCGGCGGAGATCGCGGTGCTTTTCCGGATCAACGCCCAGTCCGAGGTGTACGAGCAGGCGCTATCGGATGCTGGGGTGGCCTACGTTCTTCGGGGTGGCGAGCGATTCTTCGATCGCCCCGAGATCCGAGAAGCCCGGCTGCTGCTCCGCGGCGCTGCCCGCTCCGATGACCGCGCGCTGCCACTCACTGAGACGGTCCGCGCGGTGCTGGCCAGCACTGGCTGGCACCCCGACTCCCCGCCCGCCGGCGGGAGTGCCCGGGAACGCTGGGAGTCGCTGGCCGCCCTGGTGAGCCTGTCGGACGACCTGCTGGCAAGCAGCCCGGAGGCGCACCTGGTGGAACTCGTCGAGGAGCTCGACCAGCGTGCCTCGGCCCAGCACGCACCGACCGTCCAGGGCGTGACCCTCTCGTCGCTGCACTCGGCCAAGGGTCTGGAGTGGGACGCCGTCTTCCTGGTCGGGCTGACCGACACGACACTGCCGATCTCGCACGCGACCACCGACGAGCAGGTGGCCGAGGAGCGGCGCCTGCTCTACGTCGGGATCACCCGGGCCCGGGAGCGGCTGGCGCTCTCCTGGGCACTGGCCCGAAGTCCCGGCCAGCGGCGCGGGCGGCGCCCCAGCCGCTTCCTGGACGGCCTGCGTCCGGCCGGCGCGTCGACCGCGTTCGAGTCCCGTCCCAAGAAGAAGGCGGCGGCCGTGGAGGCGAACGACGCCGAACTCTTCGGACGTCTGCGAGCCTGGCGGCGGATTCAAGCCGATGCGCAGAAAGTGCCGGCTTTTGTTGTCTTTTCCGACGCGACGCTGGTCGCCATCGCCGACGTTGCGCCGTCATCGCGCAGTGCGCTGGCCGCCGTCTCCGGGGTCGGACCGACGAAGCTTGAGCGCTACGCCGAGCCCATTCTGGCCGTCTTGGCCGGCGGTGCTCCGGAGGATGTCGGCCCGGTGGCGGTCGGCTAA
- a CDS encoding WhiB family transcriptional regulator, redox-sensing transcriptional regulator: MTLSCLPTDDITSGGVLELTQLGLVLDPLSPSCPADLPCQVRDADLWFADTPVQLEAAKALCQQCPVRQACLAGALERREPWGVWGGEIFDHGVVLARKRGRGRPRKSDQGVAA, encoded by the coding sequence ATGACGCTCAGCTGCTTACCCACCGATGACATCACCTCTGGGGGCGTGCTGGAACTGACCCAGCTGGGTCTGGTGCTCGACCCCCTCTCGCCCAGTTGCCCGGCGGACCTGCCTTGTCAGGTGCGCGACGCGGACCTCTGGTTCGCCGATACGCCGGTTCAGCTCGAGGCGGCCAAGGCACTCTGCCAGCAGTGCCCGGTGCGCCAAGCCTGCCTGGCCGGCGCACTCGAACGGCGCGAGCCGTGGGGCGTCTGGGGTGGCGAGATCTTCGACCACGGCGTCGTGCTCGCCCGCAAGCGGGGCCGAGGACGACCCCGGAAGTCCGACCAGGGCGTCGCCGCATGA
- a CDS encoding hypothetical protein (manually curated), whose translation MSDEPPHMCEGMARALADLDVPVLYFDRFREYSIRVEDGGSASLTIDYCPFCGTELPSSLRLQWFDRLDQLGLEPESSALPLDLRTGAWWRRPPEPIGR comes from the coding sequence ATGTCGGATGAACCGCCGCACATGTGTGAGGGGATGGCGCGCGCACTCGCAGATTTGGACGTGCCTGTCCTCTACTTTGATCGATTTCGTGAGTATTCGATTCGCGTCGAGGATGGCGGCAGTGCCAGTCTTACAATTGATTACTGCCCGTTCTGCGGTACTGAGCTGCCCTCCTCTCTGCGTCTTCAGTGGTTCGATCGGCTTGATCAACTTGGACTAGAGCCAGAGAGTTCAGCGCTACCCCTCGATCTGCGGACCGGAGCTTGGTGGAGGCGGCCTCCTGAACCTATTGGCCGATAG
- a CDS encoding bacteriocin biosynthesis cyclodehydratase domain-containing protein: MHRGGKPAKVQRMSDPQPDASAGSSPGSDLDADLEADLEADVEADVEADVEADLVLNPNARVLWRSPQAIQVELGARRIVVDGVIPHEVASLLRRRPSGAAVPISRERSERIDEARSDLDSAGFMVAALDALRHPGPPRLETELGALRTRRGEQGADLLAARSERVVIVQGPGRLAAPVGAVLAAAGIGHVGVVGEGVARLNHCLPGGLMPSDEGTRFNSAAAEALRRAAPEVNAGAPPEERPVDLVVLAGDGLVDPDVSAALHRLGRAHLLVWTGGDHAIIGPTVVPGLSSCLHCADLHRLDRDGAWSALAAQLSLSTRHPAPSDSALAVTATGLAATQALAYLDGEEVTTLDATLELHLPDWRLRRRTWGSHPRCACQGHDQIDSRQ, encoded by the coding sequence ATGCACCGCGGGGGAAAACCTGCGAAAGTGCAACGCATGTCCGACCCTCAGCCCGACGCCAGCGCCGGCTCATCCCCCGGCTCAGACCTCGACGCTGACCTCGAAGCTGACCTCGAAGCTGACGTCGAAGCTGACGTCGAAGCTGACGTCGAAGCTGACCTTGTCCTCAACCCGAACGCGAGAGTGCTCTGGCGGTCTCCGCAGGCGATCCAAGTGGAACTGGGCGCCCGCCGGATCGTCGTCGACGGGGTCATTCCGCACGAAGTGGCTTCACTGCTGCGACGGCGTCCGAGCGGCGCCGCCGTGCCCATCAGCCGGGAGCGCAGCGAGCGCATCGACGAAGCCCGCAGCGACCTCGACTCCGCGGGCTTCATGGTCGCGGCGCTGGACGCGCTACGCCACCCCGGGCCGCCCCGGTTGGAGACTGAACTGGGGGCACTGCGAACCCGCCGCGGTGAGCAGGGAGCCGACCTGCTCGCCGCCCGCTCCGAACGGGTCGTCATCGTCCAGGGACCTGGCCGCCTGGCCGCTCCGGTCGGAGCGGTTCTCGCCGCCGCCGGTATCGGACACGTGGGCGTGGTCGGCGAGGGCGTCGCCCGGCTCAATCACTGCCTCCCCGGTGGCCTAATGCCGAGCGATGAGGGCACCCGCTTCAACTCCGCCGCCGCCGAGGCACTGCGCCGGGCCGCGCCCGAGGTGAACGCCGGTGCACCACCCGAAGAGCGTCCCGTCGATCTGGTCGTACTGGCCGGTGACGGCCTGGTCGACCCCGACGTGAGCGCGGCCCTGCACCGTCTCGGCCGGGCCCATCTTCTGGTCTGGACGGGCGGCGACCACGCGATCATCGGTCCCACCGTCGTCCCCGGCCTCTCCAGTTGCCTGCACTGCGCCGACCTACACCGTCTGGACCGGGACGGAGCCTGGTCGGCACTGGCCGCGCAGTTGTCGCTCTCGACCCGGCATCCGGCCCCGTCTGACTCCGCGCTGGCCGTCACCGCGACCGGCCTGGCCGCCACGCAGGCGCTGGCCTACCTGGACGGCGAGGAGGTCACCACCCTGGACGCGACACTCGAACTACATCTGCCCGACTGGCGCCTGCGTCGCCGCACCTGGGGCAGCCATCCGCGCTGTGCGTGCCAGGGACACGATCAGATCGATTCAAGGCAATGA
- a CDS encoding putative hydrolase yields the protein MSIPFGFGPNNPPGGSGGGFGFGGLGGGGDDLAGKIPLFAELQKLLSWSGGPVNWDLARQIAISTIAANYRAVTSAEAAEVTDALRLADVWLDAVTDLPSGVTTTAAWTRVEWIEKTLDVWGTLCDPVAERVVASMSAAVPAEAMAAAGPMAGVMTQLGGLMFGAQVGQGLAGMATEVIGSTDVGLPLAAPGTAVLLPENVTAFGEGLELPAEEVRLYLALREAAHQRLFGHVPWLRQQLLETVAAYARGITIDPEALQRAMGEIDPTNPESMQNALNGELFTPADTPGQEAALRRLETLLALVEGWVDSVVAAAAQERMPGAAALRETSRRRRAAGGPAEQTFSTLVGLEMRPRRLREAAALWWAVTEKRGLSARDELWSHPDLLPSADDLDDPLGFAERVGSDPMAELDVPSALTDGTATDQTATDQTASGGPVAGEAATDQPHEPETGADSGDQ from the coding sequence ATGAGCATTCCCTTCGGATTCGGACCCAACAACCCGCCCGGCGGCTCCGGCGGCGGGTTCGGCTTCGGCGGACTCGGCGGTGGCGGCGACGACCTCGCCGGCAAGATCCCGCTCTTCGCCGAACTGCAGAAGCTTCTCTCCTGGAGCGGCGGACCGGTCAACTGGGATCTGGCCCGCCAGATCGCCATCTCAACCATCGCGGCCAACTACCGCGCCGTCACCAGCGCTGAGGCGGCGGAGGTCACGGACGCGCTGCGGCTGGCCGACGTCTGGCTGGACGCGGTCACCGATCTCCCCTCCGGCGTCACCACCACGGCGGCCTGGACGCGCGTGGAGTGGATCGAGAAGACCCTCGACGTCTGGGGCACGCTCTGCGACCCGGTAGCCGAACGGGTCGTCGCCTCGATGTCGGCGGCCGTACCGGCCGAAGCGATGGCCGCCGCCGGCCCGATGGCCGGCGTGATGACCCAACTCGGCGGCCTCATGTTCGGCGCCCAGGTCGGGCAGGGTCTGGCCGGCATGGCCACCGAGGTGATCGGCTCCACCGACGTGGGTCTACCGCTGGCCGCGCCCGGAACAGCGGTGCTCCTCCCCGAGAACGTGACCGCCTTCGGTGAGGGCCTCGAACTGCCGGCCGAAGAGGTACGCCTCTACCTGGCGCTGCGCGAGGCGGCTCATCAGCGACTCTTCGGCCATGTTCCGTGGCTACGCCAGCAGTTGCTCGAGACCGTCGCCGCCTACGCACGAGGCATCACTATCGACCCGGAGGCGCTGCAGCGCGCGATGGGCGAGATCGACCCGACGAACCCCGAGAGCATGCAGAACGCGCTCAACGGAGAGCTCTTCACCCCGGCCGACACCCCCGGCCAGGAGGCCGCGCTGCGACGCCTGGAGACCCTGCTGGCCCTTGTCGAGGGCTGGGTCGACTCGGTCGTCGCGGCCGCCGCGCAGGAGCGTATGCCCGGTGCCGCTGCCCTGCGGGAGACGTCGCGGCGCCGGCGCGCCGCTGGCGGGCCGGCAGAACAGACCTTCTCGACGCTGGTCGGACTTGAGATGCGGCCGCGCCGTCTGCGTGAGGCCGCCGCACTCTGGTGGGCCGTGACCGAGAAGCGGGGACTCAGCGCCCGGGACGAGCTCTGGTCACATCCGGATCTGCTCCCCTCCGCCGATGACCTGGACGACCCGCTGGGTTTCGCCGAGCGAGTCGGCTCAGACCCTATGGCTGAGTTGGATGTCCCGTCGGCGCTCACCGACGGCACGGCGACCGACCAGACGGCGACCGACCAGACGGCGAGCGGTGGCCCGGTGGCCGGTGAAGCGGCGACCGACCAGCCCCACGAGCCCGAGACCGGCGCCGACAGCGGGGACCAGTAG